The stretch of DNA TTTTGCCAACGACGGAAGTCGCGACGGGCGCGGAGGATGGCTTTGCAGTCGTCCCAGCGTCGATTGAGGAGCAGGGCTTGGAGGGCGGCTACATGGTCGAGCAGTCGGCGGATGCGCATGACGTGCGACAGTTCGCGCTGGTTGAGATTTTTGTAGAGCATAGTGAGGTTGTTGCGGAAGTTGAGATAGGTTTTCCGCGCATTGCCTTTGGGTAGGGTTCCTCCGCCGAGATGATAGACCTGACTGTCGGGTTGACAGTAGATCTTTCGTCCCATTAGTCGGAGTCGCCAACAGAGATCGATTTCTTCGCTGTGGGCAAAGAAGCGGGCATCAAGCGCGCCGGCCGCCCAATAGTCTTTGGAACGAATGAAGAGGCAGGCTCCGCTGGCCCAATGCACTTCTTGGGGGGTGTCGTATTGTCCGTTGTCACGTTCGAGACGGTCGAAGATTCTTCCGCGACAGAAGGGGTAGCCGTATCGATCAATGAATCCACCGCAGGCTCCGGCATATTCAAAAGAGTCGCGATGGTGAAGAGAGAGGAGTTTGGGCTGGCAGGCGGCGATGGTAGGATAGGTGTCCATGAGCTCGATGAGCGGCGTGAGCCATTGATGAGTCACTTCGACATCCGAGTTGAGCAGCACGAAGTATTCGGCCTCAACCTGTGCCAGGGCGCGGTTGTAGCCCTCGGCGAAGCCCCAGTTTCGGTCGAGGGCGATGGTGCGACAGTGGGGGAAATGTTGTGCCAGGAAGGAGAGCGAGTCGTCGGTCGAGGCATTGTCGGCTACGATGATGTCGGCCTCATTGCGCGAGTGGCGCATCACCGAAGGGAGGAATCGTTCGAGCATCTCTCGTCCGTTCCAGTTAAGTATCACAATGGCTACTTTCGTCATGGGGCATTAAGATTGAGGGGTGACGGCACAGAGAAGTGCGTTTTTCTTGGAATTGAATCCGTTTAGAGCGACGCGCAGGAGTTGGTTGTCGTATTCTTCTCGGGCTATTCGGGCGGGCAGTTCCACGCGGATGTAGTTTCGGGTGAATCCGTGCATGGCTTTTCCGCGGGCAGATTTCTCGAAGAGCACTTCGGCCTCTTGCCCGATGTGGCGTGCGTAGAAAGCTTCGAGCTTGCGGTCGGAGAGTTCGATCAGGCGTTTGCTGCGGCGACGCTTTTCGGTGTCGTCCACAACGTAGGGGATGCGCAGAGCAGCTGTTCCCGGTCGCTCGCTGTAGGGAAAGACGTGCAGCTGGGTGATGTCGAGGTTCTCCAGAAATTCGTAACAAGCTTCGAAGTGTTCGGGCGTCTCTCCGCGCGAACCCACCATCACGTCTACACCGATGAAGGCTTCGGGGAGCAATTCTTTGATTCGTTGAACCTTATGGGTGAAGAGCGCGGTGTCGTATTTCCGTTGCATGAGTTTGAGCACTTCGTCGCTTCCGCTCTGCAACGGAATGTGGAAGTGGGGCATGAAGGCGCGACTACGGGCGCAATAGTCGATGAGTTCGTCGGTGAGCAGATTGGGTTCGATGCTGCTGATGCGGAACCGTTGGATGCTTTCCACGCCGTCAAGGGCTTTGACGAGGTGGATGAATCGTTCGTCACCATCGCCGCGAAACTCTCCGATGTTGACGCCTGTCAGCACAATCTCTCGCCCGCCGTCGGCTGCAGCCTGCTCGGCTTGCCTCACTAAGGAGGCGATGGAGGGATTGCGGGAGAATCCGCGGGCAAAGGGAATGGTGCAGTAGGTGCAAAAATAATCGCAACCATCTTGCACTTTCAGGAAATATCGCGTGCGATTGCCCCGACTACAGCTTGGCGCAAAGGTGGTGATGTCTTTCGTCTTTACCGAGAAATGACGGTGCAGGGCATCGCTTCCCCGACTGTCCATCCAGGCATCGTTGAGATATTGTATCAGATGGGCTTTCTCGTTGCTGCCCAGTACAAGGTCTACACCATCGATGGCACTCACCTTTTCCGACTCCAACTGCGCGTAACAACCTGTCACGACGACAAAGGCTCCGGGGTTTTCGCGCACCATTCGGTGGATGATCTGTCGGCATTTATGGTCGGCCACCTCCGTCACCGAGCAAGTATTGATGAGGCAGATATCGGCCGGTTCGCCCTCGTTGGCTGTGCGCACGCCCATGTCTTGAAGCATCTGCCCAAAGGTAGAGGTTTCCGAGAAATTGAGTTTGCACCCTAAAGTATAGTATGCAGCTGTTTTGCCTTGAAAAGCTGAACTGTCAATCATATTTTTATTCGTTGGTTGGAGGAATGAAACAGTGGACCTTCTTTCAGTTTGTCTCAGTGGGTTTCCCGCTCAATCTGTTTCTCCGGTTATCTTTTAATCATGAAAAATCCCAATCGGTGATGAATGCCTCTGCGGTTGAGCGACTTCAATACGTAGAAGCCATTGGGCAGACGACTCACGTCGAACCGGTTTCCCGTGTGCTGTTGAATGGAGATGACGCGCCCGTCGGGCTTCGCAATCATCAAGACATCGGCATCGGCAAGCCTGTAAAGAGAAGGAATCTCTAACCATCTGCCATCGCAGGGCAGCAGTTGCACCTTCGCCACCCACTGTTGTGGCTGCGCGCTTTGTTTAGGGCGACTTTCATTTCCATAGCGATCGATGGCCGTGACAGCGTAATACCGCTCCCGACTCTTTGTTCGTAATTGCAGCGATGTGTCCATTCGTCTCGTGGTGATGAGATTCCGGGCATCGTCGACATCTACCGGAAATTTGTCGCTGCCGTAGACGTTATATAATAGATAAGGTGCGTCGCTGCGATCTTCTGCTCCTTGCCAACGTAGGGTGGTCGTTCCGTTTACCGTCTCAACCCACAACTGTGCAGGAGCTGTGGGCCTACCGTCATAGGCCCACGTCATGGCGGGGATGAGAGCCGGATACGGAGTGAATTCTTTTTGTGCAAAGGAGCGGATACCCTTGACATCGTCGGTGAAAAACTTACTTCGAAAGTAGGCATGCCCCATGCCATACTGTCGCAACACGTGCAGTTGGTGAGTGATGGTAGACAAGGGCCAATTCTTTTCAGCCGGCGACAGGAAATAGATGCCCAACCCCGGCACAATCATTCGTCCGTAACTCTGTTCAGCCCAGTCGATAGCAAAAGGGTAAAACTGGTTCCCCTGGAAATACATCATCGGGAAGAGTGCGTCCATGAGTCCCTCTCGCAACCACCCTTGAGCGTCCTGGCACACCTTGGTGTAGGCGTTCCAGCCGTTGCTTCGGAAGCGAGTCAGGTCGTCGAACTTGCCGATGGGCGAGCAACTCATCTTCACCCACGGTTTCAGAGCCTTCACCTTGCGTTGAATCTCCGCCACAATGTTTGTGATGTACCGACGTCCCACATCGCCCGCCACCTTCTTTTTCCACGTTTCGGGATAGCGGATATAGTCGAGATGAATGCCGTCTATGTCGTAACGACGGGTGATTTCCTCGCAGAGGTCTGCCAGATGGCGTGCCGTCTGCTGGTTTTCGGGATCCATATATCCATCTTCGTCAATCTTTTTGAGTAGTCCGGGGAGTCGGTTTCGCAAGTGTCGGCATCCGGTACCATTCCATTTCCCCACGGGGATGGTTACCACCCAGGCATGAATCTCCATGCCGCGGCGGTGGCATTCGTCTATGGCAAACTGCAACGCATCGTATCCGGGGTCCTTTCCCGGTACTCCCG from Prevotella sp. oral taxon 475 encodes:
- a CDS encoding glycosyltransferase family 2 protein; this translates as MTKVAIVILNWNGREMLERFLPSVMRHSRNEADIIVADNASTDDSLSFLAQHFPHCRTIALDRNWGFAEGYNRALAQVEAEYFVLLNSDVEVTHQWLTPLIELMDTYPTIAACQPKLLSLHHRDSFEYAGACGGFIDRYGYPFCRGRIFDRLERDNGQYDTPQEVHWASGACLFIRSKDYWAAGALDARFFAHSEEIDLCWRLRLMGRKIYCQPDSQVYHLGGGTLPKGNARKTYLNFRNNLTMLYKNLNQRELSHVMRIRRLLDHVAALQALLLNRRWDDCKAILRARRDFRRWQKDFEADRRRIQGNKVSSCSNPNSPFSILWQYYVKGRKHFSDLPHPLSTFCT
- the mtaB gene encoding tRNA (N(6)-L-threonylcarbamoyladenosine(37)-C(2))-methylthiotransferase MtaB, which encodes MIDSSAFQGKTAAYYTLGCKLNFSETSTFGQMLQDMGVRTANEGEPADICLINTCSVTEVADHKCRQIIHRMVRENPGAFVVVTGCYAQLESEKVSAIDGVDLVLGSNEKAHLIQYLNDAWMDSRGSDALHRHFSVKTKDITTFAPSCSRGNRTRYFLKVQDGCDYFCTYCTIPFARGFSRNPSIASLVRQAEQAAADGGREIVLTGVNIGEFRGDGDERFIHLVKALDGVESIQRFRISSIEPNLLTDELIDYCARSRAFMPHFHIPLQSGSDEVLKLMQRKYDTALFTHKVQRIKELLPEAFIGVDVMVGSRGETPEHFEACYEFLENLDITQLHVFPYSERPGTAALRIPYVVDDTEKRRRSKRLIELSDRKLEAFYARHIGQEAEVLFEKSARGKAMHGFTRNYIRVELPARIAREEYDNQLLRVALNGFNSKKNALLCAVTPQS
- a CDS encoding glycoside hydrolase family 10 protein produces the protein MGFHTRQLRQLGLLIAVVFTITTGYAQVFSFFQTTGKEFSAPKHEVRAVWLTTIGGLDWPHNYAQSAASAKKQQNELTTILDQLQHAGINTVLLQTRIRGTVIYPSQLEPWDGCLSGVPGKDPGYDALQFAIDECHRRGMEIHAWVVTIPVGKWNGTGCRHLRNRLPGLLKKIDEDGYMDPENQQTARHLADLCEEITRRYDIDGIHLDYIRYPETWKKKVAGDVGRRYITNIVAEIQRKVKALKPWVKMSCSPIGKFDDLTRFRSNGWNAYTKVCQDAQGWLREGLMDALFPMMYFQGNQFYPFAIDWAEQSYGRMIVPGLGIYFLSPAEKNWPLSTITHQLHVLRQYGMGHAYFRSKFFTDDVKGIRSFAQKEFTPYPALIPAMTWAYDGRPTAPAQLWVETVNGTTTLRWQGAEDRSDAPYLLYNVYGSDKFPVDVDDARNLITTRRMDTSLQLRTKSRERYYAVTAIDRYGNESRPKQSAQPQQWVAKVQLLPCDGRWLEIPSLYRLADADVLMIAKPDGRVISIQQHTGNRFDVSRLPNGFYVLKSLNRRGIHHRLGFFMIKR